TCCTGGGCGACAATGCCTCCCAGGATGCGATCGAGGCCATGCGCGCGCAGCTCGGCCTGGATCAGCCGATCTGGATCCAGTTCGGGCGCTATGTCGGTGATGTCCTGCGCCTCGACCTCGGGATGGCGCTGACCACCGGCAGGCCGGTGCTCGACGATATCGCCCGCGTCTTTCCCGCCACCATCGAGCTGGCGACCGTGGGCATCCTGATCGGCACCGGGCTCGGCATCCCCCTCGGCGTCATGGCCGCGGCCTATCGCGACACGCCGCTGGACTACTTCGTGCGCGTCTTCGGCCTGCTTGGCTACTCCATGCCGAATTTCTGGCTGGGTCTGATGGGACTGGTGCTCTTCTATGCCACTCTCGGCTGGGTTGGCGGGCCCGGGCGGATCGATACCGGCTTCCAATGGGATGTCGAGCCGGTGACGGACCTGCTGCTGCTGGATACGGCCATGGCCGGGCAGTGGGAGATCTTCCGCAATGTCTTCAGCCACATCATCCTGCCGGCCTCCATCCTCGGCTTCGGCGCGCTGGCCTATATCAGCCGCATGACGCGCTCCTTCATGCTGGAGCAGCTGAGCCAGGAATATGTCGTGGCCGCGCGGGTGAAGGGCCTGTCCTGGATGCGGACGGTCTGGGTGCATGCCTTCCGCAACGTGGCCGTGCAGGTCGTGACCGTGGTGGCCCTGGCCTATGCCTTCCTGCTGGAGGGCGCCGTGCTGACCGAGACGGTCTTCGCCTGGCCGGGCTTCGGCCGCTACCTGACCAATGCGCTGCTGGCCGGCGACATGAATGCCGTGGTCGGCTGCACACTGCTGATCGGCATCATCTTCGTCGCGCTCAATCTGCTGACCGACCTCCTCTACCGCATCTTCGATCCCCGGACCCGCTGAGCATGAGTGCCTCTACCTCCCTTGGAAGCTGGCTGCGCGCGCCGGTCCCGGCCTCGCCCTTCCAGGCGCGCATGCAGGCGCTCTGGCTGGCCTGGCGGCGGCTGCGCCGCAATCCGCCGGCGCTGGCCGGCGCCATCCTGCTGCTGCTGCTGCTGGCGGTCGCCGTCTTCGCGCCGCTGATCGCCACGCATGACATCTTCGCGCAGGACCTCACGGCGCGTTTGCAGAAACCCTCCGCCGCGCATTGGCTCGGTACCGACGATCTCGGGCGCGATATCTTCAGCCGCGTCGTCTACGGCTCCCGCATCACGCTCTACATCGCCTTTCTGGCGGCGCTGATCGCGGCGCCGCTGGGGCTGATCATCGGCACATCGGCGGGCTATCTCGGCGGCTGGACGGACACCGTCCTGATGCGGCTGGTGGATATCTTCCTCTCCTTCCCCAGCCTGATCCTGGCGCTGGCCTTCGTCGCGGCGCTTGGCCCGGGAATCGAGAATGCCATCATCGCCATCTCTCTCGCCGCCTGGCCACCCATCGCGCGGCTGGCGCGGGCGGAGACGCTGACGGTGCGCAATTCCGACTATATCGCCGCCGTGCGCCTGCAAGGGGCCTCCCGCCTG
This genomic window from Roseomonas marmotae contains:
- a CDS encoding ABC transporter permease is translated as MAEAAVPARRAGGVAAPGLPSWSGAALRVVVSIGVTLFGLMALTFFIGRMLPLDPVTAILGDNASQDAIEAMRAQLGLDQPIWIQFGRYVGDVLRLDLGMALTTGRPVLDDIARVFPATIELATVGILIGTGLGIPLGVMAAAYRDTPLDYFVRVFGLLGYSMPNFWLGLMGLVLFYATLGWVGGPGRIDTGFQWDVEPVTDLLLLDTAMAGQWEIFRNVFSHIILPASILGFGALAYISRMTRSFMLEQLSQEYVVAARVKGLSWMRTVWVHAFRNVAVQVVTVVALAYAFLLEGAVLTETVFAWPGFGRYLTNALLAGDMNAVVGCTLLIGIIFVALNLLTDLLYRIFDPRTR
- the nikC gene encoding nickel transporter permease — translated: MSASTSLGSWLRAPVPASPFQARMQALWLAWRRLRRNPPALAGAILLLLLLAVAVFAPLIATHDIFAQDLTARLQKPSAAHWLGTDDLGRDIFSRVVYGSRITLYIAFLAALIAAPLGLIIGTSAGYLGGWTDTVLMRLVDIFLSFPSLILALAFVAALGPGIENAIIAISLAAWPPIARLARAETLTVRNSDYIAAVRLQGASRLRIIVHHVMPMCIPSVIVRITLNMAAIILTAAGLGFLGLGAQPPSPEWGAMLSTGRQFVMNAWWIAAIPGCAILLTSLAFNLFGDGLRDILDPRHG